A DNA window from Xiphias gladius isolate SHS-SW01 ecotype Sanya breed wild chromosome 3, ASM1685928v1, whole genome shotgun sequence contains the following coding sequences:
- the LOC120807005 gene encoding adhesion G protein-coupled receptor E1, whose amino-acid sequence MAGRWNLLILALCLSPVMVLSKVSCPKGFNRVKKGCIDDDECAVDDGDTGRCGSDSVCINTIGSFYCQCVDGFRSSTLTVNFSADTSATCRDINECLENKDICGPNAKCINTSPHYSCICPDGFIAITGVESFRQGDNITCGDTDECQQEKVCGQNAKCINTEGSYHCVCNAGFGLKSGKSNFSGNQEQCEDICMIDKTICGNGTCHRGASGHYCTCDAGFTNYGNNGSHCTALNCDVIKDMNNLTKKYPGPHDLVVQLQKSCLKITESENPTELYGEDLLKSLLSVIDKLLLSGALNDNRKVSIFLNVVENALRLIGPFIRTPEKKISSSHTELELLVRKGADLPQGAVTLSSKQAKLDIQLETAAGDPSYYPGYTTLSLLSYANLEDFADGFFGEMKPQKNQSFKINSKVVTVTVSNRNTSHLKEPIKLTFYHLKQSNENSHTCVFWNSSEEGGSWSAHGCSVLESNPGYTVCSCTHLSSFAVLTALYEIEDKFELQLITWVGLSLSLICLFICILTFSLIRSIQSPRTTIHLHLCISLFIASLIFLAGISRTENRVGCAVVAGLLHFFYLAAFCWMCLEGIQLFRMVVLVFNTHFKTLYMMAGGYGVPAVIVAISALANAKGYGTERHCWLNLEFIWSFFGPACSIIIVNIFFFLITVWKLAQKFSSLNPDLDKLQKIKAFTVTAVAQLCVLGTMWIFGCFQFQKGTIVMTYLFTIFSSLQGVMLFIMHCLFSKQVREEYGKVLSRFCAPQKKSYSEFGFSHSSRAHASKSTQDTGESHI is encoded by the exons ATGGCGGGCAGGTGGAACCTCCTGATACTGG CTCTGTGCCTCTCTCCCGTAATGGTCCTGTCAAAAGTATCCTGTCCCAAAGGATTTAATCGTGTGAAAAAAGGATGCATtg atgatgatgaatgtgCTGTTGATGACGGCGATACTGGGCGATGTGGATCGGATTCGGTCTGTATCAACACGATTGGCAGCTTCTACTGCCAGTGTGTTGATGGTTTCAGATCATCAACACTGACTGTGAATTTTTCAGCAGATACATCTGCAACATGTAGAG ATATCAATGAGTGtttggaaaacaaagacatctGTGGACCCAATGCCAAATGTATTAACACAAGTCCACACTATTCCTGCATTTGTCCTGATGGATTCATCGCCATTACTGGAGTGGAAAGCTTTCGTCAGGGTGACAACATCACATGTGGAG ACACTGACGAATGTCAACAGGAAAAGGTGTGTGGGCAGAATGCAAAATGCATCAACACCGAAGGCAGTTATCACTGTGTCTGCAATGCTGGCTTTGGACTGAAATCTGGCAAATCTAATTTCTCTGGGAATCAGGAGCAATGCGAAG aCATTTGTATGATTGATAAGACAATCTGTGGAAATGGAACCTGCCACCGTGGAGCCAGCGGCCATTACTGTACATGCGACGCAGGGTTCACCAACTATGGCAACAATGGGTCTCACTGCACTG CGTTAAACTGTGATGTAATCAAAGATATGAACAATCTGACAAAG AAATATCCCGGTCCACATGATCTCGTGGTGCAGTTGCAAAAGAGCTGTCTGAAAATTACAGAGAGTGAGAATCCAACAGAGCTTTATGGAGAGGACCTACTAAAG AGTCTGTTGTCTGTGATTGACAAGCTCTTGCTCAGTGGAGCCTTGAATGATAACAGGAAAGTCTCAATCTTTCTGAACGTGGTGGAGAACGCTCTGAGGCTGATAGGACCCTTCATACGTACCCCAGAGAAAAAGATATCCTCCTCTCACACAG agctggagctgctggtACGTAAGGGGGCTGACTTACCCCAGGGAGCTGTGACTTTATCATCTAAGCAAGCTAAGCTGGACATCCAGTTGGAGACAGCTGCGGGAGATCCCTCCTATTACCCTG GCTATACAACGCTGTCCTTGCTGAGCTATGCAAACCTGGAAGACTTTGCAGATGGCTTCTTCGGTGAGATGAAACCACAGAAGAACCAAAGCTTTAAGATCAACTCCAAAGTGGTGACTGTCACCGTcagtaacagaaacacaagcCACCTCAAAGAGCCCATTAAATTGACTTTCTACCACCTGAAACAG TCAAATGAAAATAGCCACACCTGTGTGTTCTGGAATTCCTCAGAGGAAGGAGGGTCGTGGTCTGCTCATGGCTGCAGTGTGCTGGAGTCCAACCCTGGATACACTGTGTGTTCCTGCACCCATCTGAGCAGCTTTGCTGTGCTCACGGCACTCTATGAGATTGAG GACAAGTTTGAGTTGCAGCTGATCACCTGGGTGGGTCTGTCCCTTTCTCTAATTTGCCTGTTCATCTGCATCCTGACGTTCTCGTTGATCCGCTCCATCCAAAGCCCAAGAACCACCATCCACCTGCACCTCTGCATCAGCCTCTTCATTGCATCGCTAATCTTCCTTGCAGGCATCTCTCGTACAGAGAACCGG GTTGGCTGTGCAGTGGTTGCAGGGCTGCTGCATTTCTTCTACCTGGCAGctttctgctggatgtgtctGGAGGGCATCCAGCTCTTCAGGATGGTAGTCCTGGTCTTTAACACCCACTTCAAAACCCTGTACATGATGGCAGGTGGCTACGGAGTCCCAGCTGTGATTGTCGCTATCTCTGCCTTAGCTAATGCCAAGGGATATGGCACTGAGAGACA TTGTTGGTTAAACCTGGAATTCATTTGGAGTTTCTTTGGCCCTGCCTGTTCCATTATCATT GTAAACatcttcttctttctcatcaCTGTCTGGAAGTTGGCACAGAAGTTCTCAAGTTTAAACCCTGACCTGGAcaaattgcagaaaataaa GGCATTCACTGTTACTGCAGTGGCACAGCTGTGCGTGTTGGGCACCATGTGGATCTTTGGATGTTTCCAGTTTCAGAAGGGAACTATAGTCATGACTTACCTGTTCACCATCTTTAGCAGCCTTCAGGGGGTGATGCTCTTCATCATGCACTGTCTCTTTTCCAAACAG GTTAGGGAAGAATACGGAAAAGTCCTGTCCAGATTCTGTGCACCTCAGAAGAAGAGCTACTCAGAGTTCGGCTTCTCCCACTCCAGCAGAGCACAT GCATCCAAAAGCACCCAGGACACAGGAGAGtctcacatttga